The genomic region TAAAGTTTAAATTTCTCAATATTAAATTCGATCACCTAGGCGAACATACTGGTGATTGGGAGCATGTGACCTTGAGAGTCAACAATTTCAATGGAGAGCTACAGAGTATCTATTTGTCTGAACATAGTGGGGGTACATGGGTGGATGCTACAGATGTCGAGTTTCATGATCGTAACAAGGCTGCTGTGTATGCATCAAAGCATGGACATGCATTTTATTCAAAGCCTGGACTTGTTTTGGATGGGAGTGATGGGATTGGATTGAGGAATGATTGTGAAAAGGCTGATTTGTACTTGGATACTGGATTTTATTATACACTACTGTCAGCCGAGTATTTGGGCACAGCAATTGTTGAGCCACCTTGGATCAACTATAGCAGAAAATGGGGTCCAAGAGCTGCTATTTATATTCAGGATGAGTTTGAGAAGATTATGAAAAGAATACCTAAGTTTCTTAGGAGTCCTTTCAGGAATGTTTTCtacaaattaccaattaaaATACTGGAGGAGGAAGGGCCCACATCGATCAAGACCAAGGGCAGTTGGTATggagatgaaatttgatagTCCGTATTTGTTatgactttcattttttttttttttttatgcaattgtAGGGCCAATAAATTAAATACTAGCAACAGTtggccaataaataaaataatggcaAACGATGTAAGTCAgagtttatttataaacaatttttttttttttgagaatcttatTTATAAACATTTGTATATAGATGAGATGAGGCCTTTAAGAGAATATTCAAGTGTCAACATAGTATTGCATAATTTATCTTATAtatcaattatataataaaGTGTGAGACATTGCAGGAACCAATTTTGAATGAAACATTTGAAAAACACATGAGTATGCAAGCCGTTACAATCCCTTAGCCTTGTTTTGCTCTCATTATGTGATGTattaaattgttaataaagaataaaaagacaAAGAGTTGGTTAATCATTTCTAACTTTTCTAATGGCACATATTGAATTTAGTCTTCTAGTGCACTAGACAcgtttatttaaataaaacaagcAAAAGCTATGAGGTCATTGATGGGTATGTAAATTTGacgaaatgttttttttttccaatgaatTAATCTTTAATAACACCGAAAAAACCCTTAATGGATCAGAATATACCAAAAGCtagaagggaaaaaagaaggagaaaataGGATTTTATGAAtggggggagggggaggaggggggggggggaattatAACAAGTATAAAATTGAACTAATTTAATAGAGTTAAACAAGAAATATGAAGAGTTTGGTAAGCTAATCatatttcttttgtaaatatttGGTAAATTTAGAGATAAAAGTCTAATATTTGAgaagttggggggggggggggagtacATCTTAACATATAATGgtgtatttattatattattattatttctcagattaattttactttcaagTTTGTCTTTTAATCTTGTCCCACCTCACCTAAAATCATGTCTCCACCTCTAGTTAAATATATATGGGGCAATATATAAGATCTTAACTTCTTTTTGTAatctttactaaaaaaattaacggtaatgtattttactttaattttcatttttaataattttaaaaaattactggTGGTATTGCATTTTTCATTTAACTATCACATACATCGTATTAGCGACTAATTTTGATATATGATGAACTACACATTATAGAGAATCCTATTAGGGTATATATAGAGACTAGCACATTTAGTGTTAGGTAAATATAGATGAGCTTTACACTAAAATTAGGCCTTTTGGgtcaatacataaaatattataaacccaAATTTATCTCTAACAAATGACATGCACACTTGTACTCCAGTACACATTGTCAATTCATTTGCAATAATTCTTCTCTAAAAAATAAGCTATACTCCTCTTCCATTTgttctctcactcactctcccaaaaaaaaataaataaaaaggtgggCAAATACGTggaaaataaaacttatttaaaaatgAGTATTTATGTcacttcattattttttaaggctaaaatattaattttgtcCCGAAAATCTGCATGAAAATCATTTTTAGTCtctctaaattattaaaaatgctATATTTTATGCCTTTCCATACACTCTTGGTAATTATTACGTGTCTATAAGAATGCTTAGTTTGCACCCACAATGGATCCAGGATTTTAGTTGAAGGGCCAAGAAAGGTCAAAATAAAGAGGTTGAAaacaaattaattcaaattaaaaaatttcattaatataagTAAAAcgtacttaattaattaaaagaagttacttaaacatataaaatatactTGATATCATGATAAATGTTTATTCATAGAAGCATCAATGTTTATTTCTAACTATTCAAGAATAGAGTtattaaccatttttttaagaatataatattgtaaaagaataaaaaataaaacaacaattacaacaacaaaTTCAGACTCCGTTCAGGAGCTAATTAAAGTTTcactttattttagtttttaacttctttttggTAGTATTCATAAATCTTgttacactttttggtattatttatgggtcacATTGTACTATTTAgctaattatttttaacttttttttccctacactttaagcataaaatttttaattttagttaaataaacaGTTCCTAAACGGACCCTCAATTTGGCATTGGAATGTTGTAATCTCACCAGGCAAGAGAAGCACTCAAAATTGCATGACATGCACCCTACAATAGTGCATCCTTCAAATTCAAGTAATCTTCGCTTTTGTGATTGAATGACTAATGAATTTATACACGTCTTAGAAAGGCACaatattttagatattttacCTCGACAAGTTGTTTAAGTGTCTATGGGATGACCACAATATTATGATATCATGTAGCCCaacatttcatatatttttaatgatatatCATAAAATTTACACACAATTATTTACATGTAcgtatactatatatataacaagtGTATATTTTAATGCACATTCCATTATTCCAATTAATAATTAGATGCTTAATAGATGATAcattatactatatatataacgAGTGTATATTTTAATGCACATTCCATTATTCCAATTGATAATTAAATACTTGATAGATGatacatttttaaattgcaCCCTTAAAATGTTGTTGTTAACAAATAtctagaatatatataaaatttcatgtgtttatcaatttcttttcaATCTATAAATGCTTTGGACTTATTTTGGctcattttatttattgtttataacttagagcattcttatcaagatAGGCAAATCctctaaatgctaaaatttaacATACAAAATGCTATAAATACTAAAAAGCCTGCTCCATCAATACTCTcaaatcttatttattttacaatccAGCTACAGTGGACTGCTATGTCTAGTAGCCcactgtagcaagattgtaaaacaaaaagtcattttatattctttcttttcttctttctccaaactttcttttctctctctgattttCGTTTCTTCCGTCTCTCCTTCTTGCTCCCATTTCTTTGCTCTCTCGCTCCCTCTGCTCGACATCTCTACCTCCCTCTCCAACGAAACTCAGGCCAGAGCATCACGCCAAGCCAATCTCTATCgcagtggtttttttttttttttttaagtttttgatttGATGTTAGATTCGGCAGTGGTTGTGTGGGTTATGGATTTGGCGTTTTGGGTCGTGGTCTAATGCGCTCCAGCGattttgtgggtttgggtttgtgggtcTGAGTTCGTGGCTCTGAGTTTGTGGGTCTGCCTTCATGGATCATCGACGTGACCGGCGTGGATTGTCGAGTTAACCAGCGTGGATCGTCGACTTGATCAGTCTCATCGGCGTGGGTCatcgagagggagagagggagagacagCGAGACCGAGAGGGAGACAGTGAGACTAGAGAaagagaggatgaaaaaaataaaaacaaaaaaggaataaaaaattataaagaaataatatttaaatgaagttgtaaaaaaatagaagttttgatgtttggtatattgtaaaatgaagtgttaaaattgaaaaagtagtgttttaaaatggtaaatgctaaattttttgcaatgcttgataagaatgctcttatgGATTGTATTTGCCACGATGGGACTAATTTTTGAATGGTTGATAATTACAACAATAAAGCAGGAATATTCAAATACCAATTCTCCTTTACAATGAGGGAGGAATATTCAAACTCTAGTTCTCCTGTTAAAGGAAAACAAGTTGTCAAATATGTGTCAGTATTTATTTAGCAAATGATATGCTATATGGGAAAAAGTATTTAGGGGATCGAAGATATTCTCAAAAGATACTATAGCCAACAACCTCTAAAATATGGGTTGCTTTtcagaggttttttttttttctaaaattttctaaaaatcaattCTATCTCATCTCATGCTAACTTGGATAAGgaaagttaagaatattcttACTCTTTTTTAAGGTGGCTATCAATTatagaaaaatgttgtgaaaatctTAGGTACATAgcaatgttgtgaaaatattatcaACCTAGTAGCACTTTCCTctttaaaatagtaaaatgtaaatatagcaaaaaaatagaaaataaaaatgcacTTAAAATAGGTAAACAAAGATAGGCGAAGGGAAACTATAAAAGAAAGGCCCCCAGCAAAAGTGAAATTGAGGAAAAGTTTGggaattttttattcaaacccAATCTTTCTTCCATGACACAGAAACCTAGTAgttgatcaaaaaaaaaagaagctgagATGGCCCTCTTATTCCCAATGAATATATCAAAATTTGCTTCTTTTGTAATCACATTATTAGTTATTGTGGTAGCTGGAGATTGTATTCGTGTTATTTGTAGAATGTCACCATGTCCTAAAGCAAATCCACCCTTGCCCGTTGAAACCGTTTTTAAGCTACCAGCTCCGTTACCAATTTGGCCACCAGGTATATATCTGTCAATATgatctttattatatattgtttATTTTCATCGTCATTATcgtcatcattattattatattgattacattaactattttcaaactaaaatttgATTGGTGTcgtatatttttttagagagatgttacgtctacaacattttcataacacttttacaacaaatcataggtagttagttgttattagttcaaatttgaatctaatactaagattacttttttgcttcaacaataaaaaccaataacaacttgtcacttatgatttgttgtaaaaatgttgtgaaaatattgtgaacttatcatttctcatttttttaaaccatgtTTATTACACACTAAAATCGTGGGTCTAACTCACTGTTTCGAAATTAAACATCCGATTTTAATGCATTATTTAATACTTGCACATAAACACACTGACGCTAGTGTGTGCATAAGAAGTTGaccctatgtttttttttgttggaataCTATATATTGTACATAACAATAATAGTAAGTCTTAGTGTGTAAATGACAAAGATTATTTgtaccaacttattttactaatCTATTTATTTTCGCTACTATACATGGtctcactacactttttgatactattcataggtctcattgtactatttcagttaacttttatatttatctacagtattttcagcaaaacatttttagtttcagcaaaataagcggattccAAGCAGATCATTAGTCTTAAAATTGTGAGAACGGTTAAAGATGTCAACATTTTAGTAAGTGTGGACATGTGTAacttttattaacattttttcttttttggtgttcTATGTTACAACAGGAACAGGATTTGCAACTAGGTTTCTGAGCATGGAAGATCTGATAGTGTCAGAAGCAACAGATTTCGAAGTAGTTTGGAGGACTCGTTCAGGTGGTCCAGACAACCTTGGAGCAACATTCTTTGAACCCTCAACAACTGATAATGCAGCACAAGGATACAAGGTGCTAGGTTACCATAGCCAACCCAACAACAAGCCCTTCACTGGAAGATCTGTACTAGCCTTCGATAGGTACTTACGTGGAAATATAAAGGCTCCGGTGGATTACATTAATCTGTGGAACAGCTTATCATTGGAAATCGATCAAGATGGAATTGGTTTTATCTGGTTGCCAAAATGCCCAGATGGTTACAAAGCCTTAGGCCATGTTGTCACGAACTCAACTCAGAAGCCATCCCTAGATAAAATTAGGTGTGTTAAAGCTGAGCTCACCGAGCAATGTGAGCATTACAAGTGGATTTGGGGTGCTGAAGGTTTCAATGTTTATACTACAAGGCCTAGAAATAGAGGGACCCAAGCAATGGGAGTTCATTTGGGTTCATTTGTTGCCCAAGTTGGTGGGGTTATGTCTGACATAGCTTGCTTGAAGAATACCAAATCTGATTTATCTGCTATGCCTACTCTAGAGCAAGTTAAGCCATTAGTTGAAGCCTACGGTCCATGGGTGTACTTTCATTCTGATGAAAAATACCTGCCTGCTACAGCTGAATGGTTTTTTGAGAATGGGGGACTATTATATAAGCAAGGGGACGAGGCCAATCCTGTTGCGATTTTGCCCGACGGCTCAAACCTTCCTCAAGGTGGTTCAGATGATGGTGCCTATTGGTTGGATTTACCACAAGATTCAGACGCCAGAGACAGGGTTGAGAGAGGAGACTTAGCAAAAGCTAAGGCTTATGTGCATGTAAAGCCCATGTTTGGTGCTACATTCACTGACATAGTTATATGGATGTATTATCCATTTAATGGCCCTGCCACGATAAAGTTTAAATTTCTCAATATTAAACTCACTCGCCTAGGTGAACATACTGGTGATTGGGAGCACGTGACCTTGAGAGTCAACAATTTCAATGGAGAGCTACAAAGTATCTATTTGTCTGAACATAGTGGGGGTACATGGGTGGATGCTACAGATGTCGAGTTTCATGATCGTAACAAAGCTGCTGTGTATGCATCAAAGCATGGACATGCATTTTATTCAAAGCCTGGACTTGTTTTGAATGGGAAAAAGGGAATTGGATTGAGGAATGATTGTGAAAAGTCTGGTTTGTACTTGGATACTGGATTTTATTATACACTACTGTCAGCCGAGTATTTGGGCACAGCAATTGTTGAGCCACTTTGGATCAACTATAGCAGAAAATGGGGTCCAAGAGCTGCTATTTATATTCAGGATGAGTTTGAGaagattatgaaaaaaataccTAAGTTTCTTAGGAGTCCTTTCAGGAATCTTTTCTACACATTACCAATTAAAATACTGGAGGAGGAAGGGCCCACATCTATCAAGACCAAGGGCAGTTGGTATGGAGAAGAAATTTGATAGTCCATATTTGTTatgactttcattttttttttttttttatgctactgTAGGGCCAATAAATTAAATgctagcacttttttttttcaacagatggccaataaataaaacaataacaaatgaCGTAAGTCAGAGTTTATTtataagccttttttttttttttttttttgagaatcttatTTATAAACATTTGTATATGAATGAGATGAAGCCTTTAAGAGAATATTTAAGTGTCAACATAGTATTGCATAATTTATCTTATAtatcaattatatattaaaGTGTGAGACATCGCAGAACCAATTTTGAATGGGACATATAAAAAACACATGAGTATGCAAGCCGTTACAGGCCCTTAGCCTTCTTTTGCTTTCATTATGTGATGTattaaattgttaataaagagtaaaaaaaccaaagagttgGTTAATCATATCTTACTTTTTTAATGGCACAGATAAAATTTAGTCTTCTAGTGCACTAGACATGtttatgtaaataaaatattaaagcaAAAGCTATGAGGTCATTGATGGGTATGTAAATTTGacgaaaggtttttttttccaatgaatTAATCTTTaataacaccaaaaaaaaaccctgaaTGGATCAGAATATACCAAaagctagaaggaaaaaaaaaaaaaaaaaaaaaaaaaaaaagaggagaaaataGGATTTTATGAATGGGGGGAGGTGGGGGGAATTATAACAAGTATAAAATTGAACTAATTTAATAGAGTTAAACAAGAAATATGAAGAGTTTGGTAAGCTAATCatatttcttttgtaaatatttGGTAAATTTAGGGATAAAAGTGTAGTATATATTTGAGAAGtgggggcggggggggggggggggggggtaaataTTAACATATAATGgtgtatttattatattattattatttctcagattaattttactttcaagTTTGTCTTTTAATCTTGTCCCACCTCACCTAAAATCATGTCTCCACCTCTAGTTAAATATATATGGGGCAATATATAAGATCTTAACTTCTTTTTGTAATCTTTACTAAAAAATTAACGGTAAtgtattttactttaattttcatttttaataattttaaaaaattactggTGGTATTGCAT from Castanea sativa cultivar Marrone di Chiusa Pesio chromosome 11, ASM4071231v1 harbors:
- the LOC142615744 gene encoding hypothetical protein At1g04090-like encodes the protein MALLFPMNISKFASFVITLLVIVVAGDCIRVICRMSPCPKANPPLPVETVFKLPAPLPIWPPGTGFATRFLSMEDLIVSEATDFEVVWRTRSGGPDNLGATFFEPSTTDNAAQGYKVLGYHSQPNNKPFTGRSVLAFDRYLRGNIKAPVDYINLWNSLSLEIDQDGIGFIWLPKCPDGYKALGHVVTNSTQKPSLDKIRCVKAELTEQCEHYKWIWGAEGFNVYTTRPRNRGTQAMGVHLGSFVAQVGGVMSDIACLKNTKSDLSAMPTLEQVKPLVEAYGPWVYFHSDEKYLPATAEWFFENGGLLYKQGDEANPVAILPDGSNLPQGGSDDGAYWLDLPQDSDARDRVERGDLAKAKAYVHVKPMFGATFTDIVIWMYYPFNGPATIKFKFLNIKLTRLGEHTGDWEHVTLRVNNFNGELQSIYLSEHSGGTWVDATDVEFHDRNKAAVYASKHGHAFYSKPGLVLNGKKGIGLRNDCEKSGLYLDTGFYYTLLSAEYLGTAIVEPLWINYSRKWGPRAAIYIQDEFEKIMKKIPKFLRSPFRNLFYTLPIKILEEEGPTSIKTKGSWYGEEI